In the Caenorhabditis elegans chromosome X genome, one interval contains:
- the W10G6.1 gene encoding Transposase (Partially confirmed by transcript evidence), translating into MPTPARKTQKGGRKRRVNGVEEEILYIIGFFQDDSSIGLSTFFTKFCILYQDSKSNFRVLNLEMFSPEKWIKNS; encoded by the exons ATGCCAACACCAGCCCGTAAAACTCAGAAAGGAGGCCGAAAGCGACGTGTCAATGGAGTGGAGGAGGAAATTCTGTACATCATCGGATTCTTCCAGGACGACTCGTCAATTGGTCTATCA acgttCTTCACAAAATTCTGCATATTGTACCAGGATTCGAAGAGCAATTTCCGAGTGCTGAATTTGGAGATGTTTTCTCCCGAAAAGTggatcaaaaatt CTTGA
- the W10G6.6 gene encoding Poly-beta-1,6-N-acetyl-D-glucosamine biosynthesis protein PgaD (Confirmed by transcript evidence) has protein sequence MDYNEIWPYTLQSTILLVLFIVWMIIGVFVAREVMLVLLDHRKIKKKPIQKKAYNGAYSVKKKRYVKDRNYQAVANGGNEIV, from the exons ATGGATTATAATGAGATCTGGCCCTACACCTTACAATCAACTATTCTACTCGTGCTTTTTATTGTTtggat GATTATCGGCGTGTTTGTCGCAAGGGAGGTGATGCTGGTGCTTCTCGATCATCGGAAgataaa aaaaaaaccgataCAAAAGAAAGCGTATAATGGAGCATATAGTGTAAAAAAGAAACGATACGTGAAGGATAGAAACTATCAAGCAGTGGCAAATGGCGGAAACGAGATTGTTTGA
- the sgk-1 gene encoding Serine/threonine-protein kinase sgk-1 (Confirmed by transcript evidence) — translation MVRKDEVTCNVIIGDDKKTVVYALRIGNGPIMQKTFEEYERFFTTEKDMIPATIFTAPKKKFLQADSKFYEKRRVWILVISQHLVDNNLRSEDVRRFFHLESPDDDENNVDLGPSERKTATANDFDYLTTIGKGSFGRVYQVRHKETKKIYAMKILSKEHIRKKNEVKHVMAERNVLINNFKHPFLVSLHFSFQNKEKLYFVLDHLNGGELFSHLQREKHFSESRSRFYAAEIACALGYLHEKNIIYRDLKPENLLLDDKGYLVLTDFGLCKEDMQGSKTTSTFCGTPEYLAPEIILKKPYDKTVDWWCLGSVLYEMIFGLPPFYSKDHNEMYDKIINQPLRLKHNISVPCSELITGLLQKDRSKRLGHRNDFRDIRDHPFFLPVDWDKLLNRELKAPFIPKVKNAMDTSNISKEFVEIQIDPSSLAPQQLAVTHRDHDFENFTFVDTNRVLV, via the exons ATGGTGAGGAAAGATGAGGTGACATGCAATGTTATTATAGGAGATGATAAGAAAACTGTG gtttacGCGCTCCGTATCGGAAATGGCCCAATTATGCAAAAAACGTTTGAAGAATatgaaagattttttacaact GAAAAGGATATGATCCCGGCTACAATTTTCACTGCGCCGAAAAAGAAGTTCCTGCAAGCTGACAGCAAGTTCTACGAGAAAAGACGTGTTTGGATCCTTGTGATTAGTCAGCATCTTGTTGATAATAATTTAAGAAG TGAGGATGTCCGTCGGTTCTTCCATCTCGAAAGTCCGGATGATGATGAGAATAATGTTGATCTCGGACCAAGTGAGAGGAAAAC AGCCACCGCCAATGATTTCGATTATCTGACAACTATCGGAAAAGGAAGCTTTGGAAGAGTTTACCAAGTCAGGCACAAGGAGACCAAAAAAATCTACGCCATGAAAATTCTGTCCAAGGAACATATCAGAAAAAAGAACGAG GTGAAACACGTCATGGCAGAAAGAAATGTGCTCATTAACAACTTTAAGCACCCTTTCCTTGTTTCACTTCACTTTTCGTTCCAAAATAAGGAGAAGCTGTATTTTGTGCTCGATCACTTGAACGGAGGAGAG CTTTTCTCTCACCTCCAACGCGAGAAACATTTTTCCGAGTCGAGAAGTCGTTTTTACGCGGCCGAGATTGCATGTGCTCTGGGTTATCTTCACGAGAAAAACATTATCTACAG AGATTTGAAGCCTGAAAACCTTCTGTTGGACGATAAAGGTTACTTGGTGCTCACCGACTTTGGGCTCTGTAAAGAAGATATGCAAGGAAGCAAGACAACTTCCACATTTTGTGGGACGCCGGAGTACTTGGCCCCggaaattattctgaaaaagcctTACGACAAGACTGTTGACTGGTGGTGTTTGGGATCGGTTCTCTATGAAATGATTTTTGGATTG CCTCCATTCTACTCAAAAGATCATAACGAGATGTACGACAAGATCATCAACCAGCCACTTCGTCTCAAGCACAACATCTCTGTGCCATGCAGTGAGCTCATCACCGGGCTCTTGCAAAAAGACCGTTCAAAGCGTCTGGGCCATCGCAATGATTTCCGTGACATTCGTGATCATCCATTCTTCCTTCCGGTTGATTGGGATAAGCTTCTGAATCGTGAGCTTAAGGCTCCGTTCATTCCGAAAGTGAAAAACGCAATGGATACATCCAATATTTCAAAGGAGTTCGTGGAGATTCAAATTGATCCAT CTTCGTTGGCACCGCAACAACTTGCTGTCACTCATCGAGATCACGATTTTGAGAACTTTACATTCGTCGACACCAATCGCGTTTTGGTCTGA
- the sgk-1 gene encoding Serine/threonine-protein kinase sgk-1 (Confirmed by transcript evidence), with protein MGSMYYNESRMVRKDEVTCNVIIGDDKKTVVYALRIGNGPIMQKTFEEYERFFTTEKDMIPATIFTAPKKKFLQADSKFYEKRRVWILVISQHLVDNNLRSEDVRRFFHLESPDDDENNVDLGPSERKTATANDFDYLTTIGKGSFGRVYQVRHKETKKIYAMKILSKEHIRKKNEVKHVMAERNVLINNFKHPFLVSLHFSFQNKEKLYFVLDHLNGGELFSHLQREKHFSESRSRFYAAEIACALGYLHEKNIIYRDLKPENLLLDDKGYLVLTDFGLCKEDMQGSKTTSTFCGTPEYLAPEIILKKPYDKTVDWWCLGSVLYEMIFGLPPFYSKDHNEMYDKIINQPLRLKHNISVPCSELITGLLQKDRSKRLGHRNDFRDIRDHPFFLPVDWDKLLNRELKAPFIPKVKNAMDTSNISKEFVEIQIDPSSLAPQQLAVTHRDHDFENFTFVDTNRVLV; from the exons ATGGGCAGCATGTATTATAATG agtCGAGAATGGTGAGGAAAGATGAGGTGACATGCAATGTTATTATAGGAGATGATAAGAAAACTGTG gtttacGCGCTCCGTATCGGAAATGGCCCAATTATGCAAAAAACGTTTGAAGAATatgaaagattttttacaact GAAAAGGATATGATCCCGGCTACAATTTTCACTGCGCCGAAAAAGAAGTTCCTGCAAGCTGACAGCAAGTTCTACGAGAAAAGACGTGTTTGGATCCTTGTGATTAGTCAGCATCTTGTTGATAATAATTTAAGAAG TGAGGATGTCCGTCGGTTCTTCCATCTCGAAAGTCCGGATGATGATGAGAATAATGTTGATCTCGGACCAAGTGAGAGGAAAAC AGCCACCGCCAATGATTTCGATTATCTGACAACTATCGGAAAAGGAAGCTTTGGAAGAGTTTACCAAGTCAGGCACAAGGAGACCAAAAAAATCTACGCCATGAAAATTCTGTCCAAGGAACATATCAGAAAAAAGAACGAG GTGAAACACGTCATGGCAGAAAGAAATGTGCTCATTAACAACTTTAAGCACCCTTTCCTTGTTTCACTTCACTTTTCGTTCCAAAATAAGGAGAAGCTGTATTTTGTGCTCGATCACTTGAACGGAGGAGAG CTTTTCTCTCACCTCCAACGCGAGAAACATTTTTCCGAGTCGAGAAGTCGTTTTTACGCGGCCGAGATTGCATGTGCTCTGGGTTATCTTCACGAGAAAAACATTATCTACAG AGATTTGAAGCCTGAAAACCTTCTGTTGGACGATAAAGGTTACTTGGTGCTCACCGACTTTGGGCTCTGTAAAGAAGATATGCAAGGAAGCAAGACAACTTCCACATTTTGTGGGACGCCGGAGTACTTGGCCCCggaaattattctgaaaaagcctTACGACAAGACTGTTGACTGGTGGTGTTTGGGATCGGTTCTCTATGAAATGATTTTTGGATTG CCTCCATTCTACTCAAAAGATCATAACGAGATGTACGACAAGATCATCAACCAGCCACTTCGTCTCAAGCACAACATCTCTGTGCCATGCAGTGAGCTCATCACCGGGCTCTTGCAAAAAGACCGTTCAAAGCGTCTGGGCCATCGCAATGATTTCCGTGACATTCGTGATCATCCATTCTTCCTTCCGGTTGATTGGGATAAGCTTCTGAATCGTGAGCTTAAGGCTCCGTTCATTCCGAAAGTGAAAAACGCAATGGATACATCCAATATTTCAAAGGAGTTCGTGGAGATTCAAATTGATCCAT CTTCGTTGGCACCGCAACAACTTGCTGTCACTCATCGAGATCACGATTTTGAGAACTTTACATTCGTCGACACCAATCGCGTTTTGGTCTGA
- the mua-6 gene encoding Intermediate filament protein ifa-2 (Confirmed by transcript evidence) codes for MTDPDSYRSSITSRPSFNRTVTSSSQNYGAPGSGNRVLKIVTETHSSSVSSGLSPYGQNAASTIRDNREREKKEIMELNDRLASYIEKVRFLDAQNRKLDADLKMLQGRFGKSTGSVKVMYEMEITTATNVVKQTGKDHGETEKEIRKLQDQLDELRKKFEEAQRGRAEDRLKIDDLLVTLSNLEAEINLLKRRIALLEEEVARLKKENFRLTSELQRVRIELDQETLLRIDNQNKVKTILEEIDFMKRGFETELKELQAQAARDTTSENREYFKNELANAMRDIRAEYDQIMNGNRNDMESWYQLRVQEINTQSNRQNAENNYQKEEVKRLRNQTSELRQKLSDLESRNLLLEKQIEDLNYQLEDDQRSYEAALNDKDAQIRKLREECQALMVELQMLLDTKQTLDGELKVYRQMLEGNSEGNGLRQLVEKVVRTSAINEEADTETMRVVKGEHSSRTSYQRSAKGNVAIKETSPEGKFVILENTHRAKEEPLGDWKLKRKIDGKREIVFTFPSDYILHPFQSVKIFARGQGIANPPEVLIFEGDETFGVGANVQTILYNNKGEERATHIQRQSQQTTSS; via the exons atGACCGATCCAGATTCCTACCGCAGCTCCATCACCTCTCGCCCATCATTCAACCGCACTGTTACCAGCAGTAGTCAAAACTATGGAGCACCAGGATCAGGGAATCGTGTGCTGAAGATTGTCACCGAAACTCACTCTTCCTCAGTTTCAAGTGGACTCTCCCCATACGGACAGAATGCTGCGTCCACCATCCGAGACAACCGTGAGcgtgaaaagaaagaaatcaTGGAGCTCAATGATCGTTTGGCTAGCTACATTGAGAAGGTCAGATTCCTTGATGCTCAGAACAGAAAGTTGGATGCCGATCTGAAGATGCTCCAAGGAAGATTTGGAAAAAGTACCGGATCTGTGAAAGTTATGTATGAGATGGAGATCACCACTGCCACCAATGTTGTCAAGCAGACAGGAAAGGATCACGGAGAGACTGAAAAGGAGATTCGTAAGCTTCAGGATCAACTCGACGAGTTGCGAAAGAA gtttGAAGAGGCCCAAAGAGGGCGTGCTGAAGATCGTTTGAAGATTGATGATCTTTTGGTTACCCTTTCCAACCTCGAAGCCGAGATCAACCTTCTCAAGAGACGCATCGCCCTCCTTGAGGAAGAAGTTGCTCGcctgaaaaaggaaaacttcCGGCTCACATCTGAACTCCAACGTGTTCGCATT gagcTCGACCAGGAAACCCTTCTTCGTATCGACAACCAAAACAAGGTGAAGACTATTCTGGAGGAGATTGACTTCATGAAGAGAGGATTTGAGACTGAGCTCAAGGAGCTTCAGGCTCAAGCTGCTCGTGACACCACTAGTGAAAACCGCGAGTACTTCAAGAATGAACTCGCTAATGCTATGCGTGACATTCGTGCCGAGTATGACCAGATCATGAATGGAAACCGTAATGACATGGAATCCTGGTACCAGTTGAGAGTTCAAGAGATCAATACTCAATCCAACCGCCAAAACGCGGAGAACAACTATCAGAAAGAGGAGGTGAAGAGACTCCGCAATCAAACTTCCGAGCTCCGCCAAAAGCTTTCTGATTTGGAATCAAGGAATCTTCTTCTTGAGAAACAAATCGAAGATCTCAACTACCAGCTCGAGGATGACCAAAGATCCTACGAAGCTGCCCTCAATGACAAGGATGCACAAATCCGCAAGCTCCGTGAAGAATGCCAAGCTCTCATGGTCGAGCTCCAGATGCTCCTTGACACTAAACAAACCCTTGATGGGGAGCTCAAGGTTTACAGACAAATGTTGGAAGGTAATTCTGAAGGAAATGGGCTTCGGCAACTTGTCGAGAAGGTCGTCCGCACATCTGCAATCAATGAAGAGGCTGACACCGAAACGATGCGCGTAGTCAAAGGAGAACACTCCAGCAGAACATCTTATCAACGTTCAGCTAAAGGAAATGTGGCGATCAAG GAAACCTCCCCAGAAGGcaaatttgtcattttggAAAACACACACAGAGCCAAAGAAGAGCCACTCGGAGACTGGAAGCTTAAGAGAAAGATCGACGGAAAACGCGAGATCGTCTTCACCTTCCCATCCGACTACATCCTCCACCCATTCCAATCTGTCAAG ATCTTCGCCCGCGGACAAGGAATCGCCAATCCTCCAGAAGTGCTCATTTTCGAAGGTGACGAAACATTCGGTGTTGGCGCCAACGTTCAAACAATCCTTTACAACAATAAGGGAGAG GAGCGCGCGACACACATCCAACGTCAAAGCCAACAAACGACATCTTCCTAA
- the ifa-3 gene encoding Intermediate filament protein ifa-3 (Partially confirmed by transcript evidence) translates to MADPDSYRSSITSRPAFNRTVTSSTQNYGTPASGNRVLKIVTETHTSSVASGLSPYGQGAASTIRDDREREKKEITELNDRLASYIGKVRFLAAQNRKLEADLNVLQSRFGKSTGSVKIMYEMEITTATNVVKETGKDHEEAEKEIGKIKDQLDELRKKFEEAQKGRAEDRLKIDELLVTLSNLEAEINLLKRRIALLEEEVARLKKENFRLTSELQRVRSELDQETLLRIDNQNKVTTILEEIDFMKRGFETELKDLQAQAARDTTSENREYFKNELMNSIRDIRAEYDRFMAGNRNDLESWSQIRVQEINTQTNRQNAEINHKRDEVKRLHSQVSELKSKHAELAARNGLLEKQLEDLNYQLEDDQRSYEAALNDKDAQVRKLREECQALLVELQMLLDTKQTLDGELKVYRRMLEGNSEENGLRQLVEKVVRTSAINEEVDTETMRVVKGEHSSRTSYQRSAKGNVSIKEVSPEGKFVILENTHRDKEEPLGDWKLKRKIDGKREIVFTFPSDYILHPVQTVKIFARGNGVANPPEVLVFEGDDTFGAGANVQTILYNNSGEERATHMQRQSQQTTTS, encoded by the exons ATGGCCGATCCAGATTCCTACCGCAGCTCCATTACTTCTCGGCCAGCTTTCAACCGTACCGTCACAAGTAGTACTCAAAACTACGGAACACCAGCATCTGGAAATCGTGTGCTCAAAATTGTCACCGAAACACACACCTCCTCAGTTGCGAGTGGACTTTCCCCATATGGCCAAGGCGCTGCTTCCACCATCCGCGATGACCGCGAACGTGAGAAGAAGGAAATCACGGAGCTCAACGATCGTTTGGCTAGCTATATTGGAAAAGTTAGATTTCTAGCTGCTCAAAACAGAAAGTTGGAGGCCGATTTAAATGTGCTCCAATCGAGATTTGGAAAGAGTACTGGATCTGTAAAGATTATGTATGAGATGGAGATCACTACTGCCACAAATGTTGTCAAGGAAACAGGAAAGGACCATGAAGAGGCTGAGAAGGAAATTGGCAAGATTAAAGATCAGCTCGATGAGTTACGCAAAAA GTTTGAAGAGGCTCAAAAGGGACGTGCAGAAGatcgtttaaaaattgatgagcTTCTTGTCACCCTCTCCAACCTTGAAGCCGAGATCAACCTTCTCAAGAGACGTATCGCCCTCCTCGAGGAAGAAGTTGCTCGTCTAAAGAAGGAGAACTTCCGGCTCACATCTGAACTCCAACGCGTTCGCAGT GAACTTGATCAAGAAACCCTTCTTCGTATCGACAATCAGAACAAAGTGACAACTATTCTCGAGGAGATCGACTTTATGAAGAGAGGATTTGAGACTGAGCTCAAGGATCTTCAGGCTCAGGCTGCTCGCGATACTACTAGTGAGAATCgggaatatttcaaaaatgagctTATGAATTCTATTCGTGACATTCGTGCCGAATATGACAGATTCATGGCTGGAAATCGTAACGATTTGGAATCCTGGAGTCAAATAAGAGTTCAAGAGATCAATACTCAGACCAATCGACAAAACGCTGAAATTAATCACAAGAGGGATGAGGTCAAGAGACTGCACAGTCAAGTTTCAGAGCTAAAAAGTAAACATGCCGAACTGGCAGCAAGAAATGGTCTTCTTGAGAAGCAACTTGAAGATCTCAACTATCAGCTCGAAGATGACCAAAGATCCTATGAAGCCGCTCTCAATGACAAGGATGCTCAAGTTCGGAAGCTCCGTGAGGAATGCCAAGCTCTCCTGGTCGAGCTCCAGATGCTTCTTGACACCAAACAAACTCTTGATGGAGAGCTCAAAGTTTATAGACGAATGTTGGAAGGTAACTCGGAAGAGAACGGACTTCGCCAACTTGTGGAAAAGGTTGTCAGAACATCTGCTATCAATGAAGAGGTTGACACCGAAACGATGCGCGTAGTCAAAGGAGAACACTCCAGCAGAACATCTTATCAACGTTCCGCAAAGGGAAATGTATCCATCAag gaagtCTCCCCAGAAGGCAAATTTGTCATCTTGGAAAACACGCACAGAGACAAAGAAGAGCCACTCGGAGATTGGAAGCTGAAAAGAAAGATTGACGGAAAACGCGAGATCGTCTTTACTTTCCCATCCGACTATATCCTCCACCCGGTTCAAACTGTCAAg attttcgccCGCGGGAACGGTGTTGCCAATCCTCCAGAAGTTCTAGTTTTCGAAGGTGACGACACATTTGGTGCTGGTGCCAATGTTCAAACAATCCTCTACAACAACAGTGGAGAG gaacGCGCAACACACATGCAACGCCAAAGCCAACAGACTACAACTTCATAA